A window from Cryptomeria japonica chromosome 1, Sugi_1.0, whole genome shotgun sequence encodes these proteins:
- the LOC131049454 gene encoding uncharacterized protein LOC131049454, which translates to MVNLLLKVPEVNKHAWNSEDKTPLNIAREVTEYHESFRIISKLSDYGRKAKPFMYCAPQVSHKKLMEARKMVTEAYEARRSAELVVAALLASMTCAAAFSVPGDFSDSDEIKELGSPNLISLISFKLFIIFDCIAFFLSLFVCIMWEMTSELTTADKMLFMTVNSLVVCYSFGFTAYGFMCAVYAMLAHKVKTFSWVVLGSLIAITFCGVVAFIHQSIQFSVTRARFHRLCGVSCFYDDIVEKLWSGVEHCGLLELFRSGDEVSRDIITGHVKFRGQHHEHEDSYV; encoded by the coding sequence ATGGTAAATTTGTTGCTGAAAGTGCCTGAGGTGAACAAGCATGCCTGGAACAGCGAGGACAAAACACCGTTGAATATTGCAAGAGAAGTCACGGAGTACCATGAATCTTTCAGGATTATAAGCAAGCTGTCAGATTATGGAAGGAAGGCGAAGCCATTCATGTACTGTGCGCCACAGGTGAGCCATAAAAAGCTCATGGAAGCGAGGAAAATGGTTACCGAAGCCTACGAAGCCAGACGTAGTGCAGAATTAGTGGTGGCAGCTCTGTTGGCCTCCATGACATGTGCCGCTGCCTTCTCTGTCCCAGGAGATTTCTCAGACAGCGATGAAATAAAAGAGCTAGGGAGCCCTAATCTTATTTCCCTCATTTCCTTTAAGCTCTTCATTATTTTCGACTGCATAGCCTTTTTTCTCTCTCTCTTCGTTTGTATAATGTGGGAGATGACTTCAGAGCTTACTACAGCGGACAAGATGTTGTTCATGACTGTCAACAGTTTAGTAGTTTGCTACAGCTTTGGCTTCACCGCTTATGGGTTTATGTGTGCAGTGTACGCGATGCTTGCGCATAAGGTTAAGACCTTCTCTTGGGTGGTTTTGGGAAGTCTCATAGCCATTACTTTCTGTGGCGTTGTCGCATTCATCCATCAATCGATACAATTTTCAGTGACGCGGGCCAGATTTCACCGCCTTTGCGGTGTATCATGTTTTTACGATGATATTGTTGAAAAGTTATGGTCTGGAGTTGAACATTGTGGGCTTCTCGAGCTTTTCCGTTCAGGTGATGAAGTTTCCCGTGATATAATCACTGGGCATGTCAAGTTCAGGGGGCAGCATCATGAACATGAAGATAGCTATGTTTAG
- the LOC131049449 gene encoding uncharacterized protein LOC131049449, producing the protein MENESSEINCFVTCQSGDITTALGLQLELVDLSSLSATWEGRTCLDEAVVAADPDLLRELIAKLQDPGLLRKLPELISIIKMTNKNGETALHLAIRRHRVDLVKWLVDFDLGIRKYRVDLDKHLADLDFTLCNWEKATDPDMIRELEAKVRDIIRNTDNKGGTPLDLAARKYRVDLVKHLVDLDTNMCDCEDKKGETPLKMAIRMGFKEAVKLLINLTSNALHLVVELNQVKLVEFLIKENVHLSNHINQPYQHPHGKGLANKNKAENEDNQNAQPIVRQGDTPLHIAARNKYEHVRFFILFCA; encoded by the exons ATGGAGAATGAATCCAGTGAAATAAACTGCTTTGTGACTTGTCAAAGTGGCGATATAACTACTGCCCTAGGCCTACAGCTCGAACTTGTTGATCTGTCAAGCTTGTCAGCGACGTGGGAGGGAAGAACATGTTTGGACGAGGCAGTAGTTGCAGCAGACCCAG ATTTGCTACGAGAATTGATAGCCAAGCTACAAGACCCAG GCTTGTTACGAAAGTTACCAGAATTAATTAGCATAAtaaaaatgacaaacaaaaatgGCGAGACGGCTTTGCATTTAGCTATAAGGAGACATCGTGTGGATCTGGTGAAATGGCTGGTAGATTTTGACTTAGGTATAAGGAAATATCGCGTGGATCTGGACAAACACTTGGCGGACTTGGATTTCACTTTGTGTAATTGGGAAAAGGCGACAGATCCAG ATATGATACGAGAGTTAGAAGCAAAGGTACGGGATATCATCAGAAATACGGACAATAAGGGCGGGACACCTTTAGATTTAGCTGCAAGGAAATATCGCGTGGATCTGGTGAAACATTTGGTAGACTTGGATACCAATATGTGTGATTGTGAAGATAAAAAGGGAGAAACTCCACTAAAAATGGCAATAAGGATGGGATTTAAAGAAGCTGTGAAGTTATTAATAAATCTCACATCAAACGCTCTGCATTTGGTTGTAGAGCTTAACCAAGTCAAACTAGTTGAATTTTTAATTAAGGAAAATGTACATTTGTCAAATCATATCAATCAGCCTTACCAGCATCCCCACGGGAAAGGCCTCGCAAACAAAAACAAGGCAGAGAATGAAG ATAACCAGAATGCCCAGCCAATTGTTCGACAAGGAGACACGCCTTTGCATATTGCAGCAAGGAATAAATATGAGCACGtaagatttttcattttattttgtgcCTGA